The proteins below are encoded in one region of Salmo salar chromosome ssa02, Ssal_v3.1, whole genome shotgun sequence:
- the LOC106592762 gene encoding gastrula zinc finger protein XlCGF17.1-like has protein sequence MKDEEGEITVTLEEDEEEKTGELINTSKYRERSDYRGSSGEPQQAHDADEANKSLSRSKHLKKHQQRPTRKKTHRCSDCGKSFVSSGHLKSHQRTHTGEKPYSCAQCGKRCTQSTDLKKHERIHTGEKPFSCSDCGKSFVFSGQLKSHQRTHTGEKPYSCAECGKRFTQSTDLKKHERIHTGEKPYSCSDCGQSFVFSGQLRLHQRTHTGENPYRCAQCGRSFTQSSSLIVHQRTHTGEKPHSCDQCGKSFVSSSTLTTHQRTHTGEKPYSCNQCGKSFSQPNGLIVHRRVHTGEKPHSCDQCDKRYSDKRSLIKHQKIHEGVVS, from the exons atgaaggatgaagagggggagattactgtcacattagaggaggacgaagaagagaagactggagaactaaTTAACactagtaaataca gagagagaagtGACTATCgaggatcctctggggagcctcaacaagctcatgatgctgatgaggcaAATAAAAGTCTCTCCAGATCtaaacacctcaagaaacaccagcagagacccacaaggAAGAAAACTCaccgctgctctgactgtgggaagagttttgtttcttCAGGACATTtaaaatcacaccagagaacacacacgggagagaaaccttatagctgtgctcaatgtgggaagagatgcaCTCAGTCAACAGACCTTAAAAAACatgagagaatacatacaggagagaaaccttttagctgctctgactgtggaaagagttttgtttTTTCAGGACAGTTAAAAtcgcaccagagaacacacacgggagagaaaccttatagctgtgctgAATGTGGGAAAAGATTCACTCAGTCAACAGACCTTAAAAAACatgagagaatacatacaggagagaaaccttatagctgctctgactgtggacaGAGTTTTGTTTTTTCAGGACAGTTAagattacaccagagaacacacacgggagagaaTCCTTATAGATGTGctcaatgtgggaggagttttactcagtcaagcagcttgatagtacaccagagaacacacacaggagagaaacctcatagctgtgatcaatgtgggaagagttttgtttcatctagcactctgactacacaccagagaacacacacgggagagaaaccttatagctgtaatcaatgtgggaagagtttttctcagCCAAACGGCCTGATAGTTCACCggcgagtacacacaggagagaaacctcatagttgtgatcaatgtgacaagagatactctgataaaagatctctgattaaacatcagaaaatacatgaaggagttgtttcatga